A window from Flavobacterium gyeonganense encodes these proteins:
- a CDS encoding NADP-dependent malic enzyme — translation MNKETKRREALLYHAEPTPGKIQVVPTKKYATQRDLSLAYSPGVAEPCLEIAANPEDVYKYTAKGNLVAVISNGTAVLGLGDIGPEAGKPVMEGKGLLFKIFSDIDVFDIEIGTKDVEEFIQTVKNIAPTFGGINLEDIKAPESFEIERRLIEELDIPVMHDDQHGTAIISSAALINALELAGKKAEDIKVVVSGAGSAAIACTDLYVLLGVKVENVLMFNSKGLLTKDNPSLSELQLKYAVDGDKIDLADAVKGADVFIGLSSGNILSPEMLLSMAESPIVFAMANPNPEIDYNLAVETRKDVIMATGRSDFPNQVNNVLGFPYIFRGALDVRATKINEAMKMAAVKALASLAKQSVPEQVNVAYGATKLGFGREYIIPKPFDPRLIAVVAPAVAKAAIESGVAKNPITDWAAYEEKLLERLGNDNKMVRLITNRAKMDPKRVVFAEAEHLNVLKAAQIVYEEGIGFPILLGNKEIILELKKELGFDADVEIIDPKINEEEARRNRFANSYWETRERRGVSLLDAQRFMRERNYFAAMLVNEGEADGLVTGYSRSYPSVVKPMMQLIEKAQGASLVATTNMMLTARGPMFLADTAININPSAEDLVNIAIMTAKTAKMFGIEPVIAMVSYSNFGSSTHENASKVREAVAYLHKNHPDMIVDGEIQADFALNPEMLEEKFPFSKLAGKKVNTLVFPNLESANITYKMLKELYKVNSIGPIMMGMGKPVHIFQLGASVEEMVNMAAIAVIDAQGKELKKIKLGK, via the coding sequence ATGAATAAAGAGACAAAAAGAAGAGAAGCATTATTATATCATGCAGAACCAACTCCAGGGAAAATTCAGGTAGTTCCAACTAAAAAATATGCAACTCAAAGAGACTTGTCTCTGGCTTATTCGCCGGGAGTTGCAGAACCATGTTTAGAAATCGCAGCAAATCCTGAAGATGTTTATAAATACACAGCAAAAGGAAATTTAGTAGCTGTAATTTCAAACGGGACAGCTGTTTTAGGTTTGGGAGATATAGGTCCTGAAGCAGGAAAACCGGTAATGGAAGGAAAAGGTTTGCTTTTTAAAATTTTCTCTGATATTGATGTTTTCGATATTGAAATCGGAACAAAAGATGTTGAAGAATTTATTCAGACTGTAAAGAATATTGCCCCAACTTTTGGAGGAATTAATCTAGAAGATATAAAAGCCCCTGAATCTTTCGAAATAGAAAGAAGACTGATCGAGGAGTTAGATATTCCGGTAATGCACGACGATCAGCATGGAACTGCTATTATTTCTTCGGCTGCCTTAATTAATGCACTTGAACTGGCAGGAAAAAAAGCTGAAGATATAAAAGTTGTAGTTTCAGGAGCCGGATCTGCTGCTATAGCCTGCACGGATTTATATGTTTTGCTGGGTGTAAAAGTTGAGAATGTTTTAATGTTCAACAGTAAAGGACTTTTAACAAAAGATAATCCTTCGCTTTCAGAGTTGCAGTTGAAATATGCTGTAGATGGTGATAAAATTGATCTTGCGGATGCTGTAAAAGGCGCTGATGTTTTCATAGGGCTATCTTCAGGAAATATTCTGTCACCTGAAATGCTGCTTTCAATGGCCGAAAGTCCAATTGTTTTTGCGATGGCAAATCCAAATCCTGAAATTGATTATAATTTAGCTGTCGAAACCCGCAAGGATGTAATTATGGCTACAGGCCGTTCAGATTTTCCTAATCAGGTAAATAATGTTTTAGGTTTCCCTTATATTTTTAGAGGGGCTTTGGATGTTAGGGCAACAAAAATTAATGAAGCTATGAAAATGGCAGCTGTAAAAGCACTGGCTTCATTAGCTAAACAATCTGTACCGGAACAGGTTAATGTAGCTTATGGTGCAACAAAATTAGGTTTTGGCCGCGAATATATTATTCCAAAACCATTTGATCCAAGATTGATTGCAGTAGTTGCGCCTGCTGTTGCGAAAGCAGCTATAGAATCAGGCGTTGCCAAAAATCCGATTACAGACTGGGCAGCTTATGAAGAAAAGCTTTTGGAACGTTTGGGCAATGATAATAAGATGGTTCGTTTGATTACAAACCGTGCAAAAATGGATCCGAAACGAGTGGTTTTTGCTGAGGCAGAGCATTTGAATGTGTTAAAAGCCGCTCAGATTGTTTACGAAGAAGGGATTGGTTTTCCAATTCTATTAGGGAATAAAGAAATCATTTTAGAACTTAAAAAGGAATTAGGTTTTGATGCCGATGTTGAAATAATCGATCCTAAGATAAATGAAGAAGAAGCAAGGCGCAACAGATTTGCAAATTCATATTGGGAGACAAGAGAAAGGAGAGGGGTTTCTTTGCTGGATGCTCAGAGATTTATGCGCGAAAGAAATTATTTTGCAGCAATGTTGGTTAACGAAGGCGAAGCAGACGGTTTGGTTACAGGGTATTCAAGAAGTTATCCAAGTGTTGTAAAACCAATGATGCAGTTAATTGAAAAAGCACAAGGCGCATCTCTTGTTGCTACTACAAATATGATGCTTACAGCACGTGGCCCAATGTTTTTGGCAGATACAGCAATAAACATTAATCCATCTGCAGAGGATTTGGTTAATATTGCGATTATGACTGCTAAAACGGCTAAAATGTTTGGTATTGAGCCTGTTATTGCAATGGTCTCTTATTCAAATTTTGGATCATCGACTCATGAAAATGCTTCAAAAGTAAGGGAAGCTGTTGCATATTTGCATAAAAATCATCCAGATATGATTGTTGATGGCGAAATTCAGGCCGATTTTGCTTTGAATCCGGAAATGCTTGAGGAGAAATTTCCTTTCTCTAAATTAGCAGGAAAAAAAGTCAATACCTTGGTTTTTCCTAATCTGGAATCAGCAAACATTACATATAAAATGCTAAAAGAGCTATATAAGGTAAATTCTATCGGACCAATCATGATGGGAATGGGAAAACCGGTTCATATTTTTCAACTAGGTGCAAGTGTTGAAGAGATGGTAAATATGGCGGCAATTGCAGTTATTGATGCTCAGGGAAAAGAATTGAAGAAAATCAAACTAGGGAAATAA